The following are encoded together in the Gouania willdenowi chromosome 14, fGouWil2.1, whole genome shotgun sequence genome:
- the zswim7 gene encoding zinc finger SWIM domain-containing protein 7 — translation MQQLLPAVAEQLLRDIRKSYQETSKIPDDLLIALQFVFGSCALQALDLVDQHSVTLVSSPSGRKAFQVVGGSGRLYTCFLSCHYCPCPAFAYTVLRRNDGLLCKHLLAVYLCQAMAVTQQQSVSDQQMTSLLSGTAAS, via the exons ATGCAGCAGCTACTTCCTGCAGTGGCAGAGCAGCTTTTAAGAGATATTCGTAAAAGTTACCAGGAGACATCTAAAA ttcCTGATGACCTTCTGATTGC GCTGCAGTTTGTCTTTGGATCTTGTGCCCTCCAGGCTTTGGATCTGGTGGACCAGCACTCAGTCACCTTGGTTTCATCTCCTAGTGGACGCAAGGCCTTTCAG GTGGTGGGAGGATCTGGCAGATTATACACATGCTTCCTGTCGTGTCACTACTGCCCGTGTCCGGCGTTTGCTTACACTGTGCTGCGGAGAAACGACGGCCTGCTG tgcaaaCACCTCCTGGCTGTCTACCTGTGCCAGGCCATGGCTGTGACGCAGCAGCAGAGCGTGTCCGATCAGCAGATGACTTCACTGCTCAGTGGGACAGCGGCTTCATGA